The genomic segment ttatataCCAATTCACACGTACTCCATcctattttttattgaatttttgacatcttgtttataattttttttaattttaaattatttattgatgtaacatataagaaaaatagTATCATGTTAGCATGAAATATGCACAGACTGCTACGTGAGTTGTCATGCCaacattgttaaaaaattaatgtttcaatTAGAATTCCCGTTAAAAAAACGATTGAATATATCCTAAGAgaataatgatcaaattgaaaaaaatataaacattaaatgctaaatttgacattatattataaatttatttaaattagaaatcatatatatttaatcaattaaaattaaaataaactctatacaaaaatcaaaatatattctaaccaaaactcacacaccataaaaacttaaatttaaaatatatcctCTTTAAAACCCgcacataaaatttaaattcagaaatatatatatatatataaaacacattttcacattGGAAGAGCAAGGAAAAAATGCGATTTGGAGGTAGAAAGGAATACGCGTTTGACGGATAATGAAATCTCAAAACTCTTGATTTTGATTATTAGAGTGTTCTAGAACAGTGCAACATAAAAATCTAacaaaagtttattataaaaaataattataattataataaataattaaattttaatgtcaAAATTATAATAGTTCAAACCCGTTAACGGGGATGATGTGTAATttcatatgtgaaatatttttaatgagatgtaatttattacttagataacttaataagataattacatgtggaaaatgataaaacaaataaataatacattaaaaaagaaaataaacgtaattatctaaaaaaaattaattcagtaGAAAAATTTCTCAGTAAAAAAACGTATGAaagattaaaacattaaatttattcattaaatttgttagaaaaaacagttaaaaaaatcaaaggtTGATGATAAAAAAAGATTCCAAAATATAATTAGAACGTTAAtgaccaaatttatcattaagtcataaaattttttattgtaattttgagaaaaagagcTCTGAACTTGTAATCAAAAGTTTCTAAGTCATTTAATATGTGAAACTATGAttatacaaaaacaaattttcttATGTtcccaatttaaaaattttgcatcaaCACACTCATACAAtcttaataaatcattataaatttagtaatcatacataaatgtaaaaaagaaaatatatttttttaatttaaaaatctttaaGTATTTTAACATTTTTCGTTAAAATTTTGCATCATCACACTCATACAATCGTAATAAATCATTATAACTTTACTAATCAAACAtgaatataagaaaatttatttgaataGACTTTCACaaatatctatacatatatataaggtGTCAAGGGTCACTTATTTGAACTAAAACTAAAACTTGTCGTATGTAAATACAAAgggtaattaattattattaccaTTAGTTTGTAGTTTAGTGTATGCCGTTGAAGAAGAGAAGCTGGGCACTGTTAACCATCGTCTACGAAAGCGGGCAAAACCATGGATTTTAATCCGGAAACGGATTCTCTTTATCTTCTTTCCCAGATCACCCCATcttctttttatcattttagattttgatcCCACCATTTTTCTCATCTTTCTCCACCCTGCCCAAACATTTCATCATCACTACTTTATCATTCCCAGCTTACATGTATGTATGTGCTAAATGCTGAATTCATACCTTGAACCTTTTTAATCTGTCCATCTTCTACCCTTGACTTTTCCAGGACCTGAGGTTGATTAAAAAGAATCATTACTGGTTAGTTCAAGTTAATGCATTCTGGGATTTCGAGTGTAGTGTCAAATACGCATACGTTGAATTTGTTTTTAACCAAGTTCATGTCCTTTTTGAGGATCTTCTATATACCGTTGAAAACAAACAATATAAATGTGTGTATCATGAAAGtctaataattaaattgtattttattccttttatttaaaattggattaaatcaaataataaactagaatttttttgttaaaaaataattatttttactattaaaaactggtgtTGCTGACATAATAATTTAACACCATGCGTAACTCATTCTGACGTGTAGGAATTAATTTTGTAAtagtagaaataaatgaaatgtttaACAGAAAGACCTATTTACTCTCTGGCGTGCCAAAtcaatttacccattttttgaataaaaataaaaactgacTTTTACTCTCTCTaattatacacatatataaaagattaaatgCTTTAGGAAAAATTATGAGCCCAGTTACTATCATTATGCCATTTCCAAGGTTTCAGCTGAGTACCTTAACTAAATTGTCCAATCGCCTTCTCATCCTTCTTTGTATAAAGCCTCTGGTGCACTGTTGAACACAAATTGCAAATATTATAATTCCAAATATGAAAACAAAAAACATAAAGCAATATTTAGTCTCTCAagccttaatttttttattcacattAGTCTTGAAACtttgtatttttttctaatttggtcctTAACTTAGACTCCTCACTCatcacctaaaaatttttaaaaattatataacatcccaaaaaaatataaagaagttcaaatatttttaaaaaagttttcaaGTGATAACATCAGTACAATCTCATTCCTTGACAAATTCCAAATCTAGGaccaaattggaaaaaaaaacttcTGAATTTCAAGActaatatggataaaaaaaattaaggatcaAGATGAAAAAAGTTATCAAATTTAAGAACTAAATGTTAGTTTATccggaaagaaaagaaaaattaagatgAGAAGGGCGGGGAAAGCTAAAATCAAGAAAGAAATGTGTTCACCTTTACATGGTGTTTAACATAGGCATAGAAATTTAGTAGACTCCACACAGTCTTGTCTAGTCTCTTACCTTCAACATGGTGTGAAGATATATCTGTCAAACAAAATTGTCATCTAAACATGTTACTCGAATATGGTTGCAAGTGTCAGATTGAaatgttatttaaaattaacctatactAATGTTATTCGGATTAGAGTCAGTGTGAAATGTAAATATTTTCAAGTTCTTTTTTTACCTATATGTAGAGAATTTTGGGAGAATCATATCTATGTATTCATGTATGAAATGAATATACattaattatgaatatttaaAAGAATGGGTAAAGTaatatttagtccttaaagttgGAAATTTTTCTCATCTTGGTCCCTGAATTTTTTTATCCTTATTAATCTTGAAACTTgacagttttttttttcaatttagttattgaacttgaattttgttaatgtaTGATGACATAGCACTATGAGATTATGCCACGTCATCACTTgaattttttcaaataatttttttggtattcttttagattttatataaaattttaaaattttaggtgatgACGTAACACATTTTTACCTTTAAATCCAAgttcaaggattaaattgaaaaaaattatcaaattttaagattaatgtagaccaaaaaaaatttagagaccaaattgaaaaaatactAAGATCAGATATTAAATGTCACTTTATCCCTACAAAAAAGAGTATTTAGACAATATAATGTACCAAACGAGACAAATCCTCCATTAGTGCTCAAATCTTCAAAAGATTCTCCTCTAAGTTCTAGAGGTGGAATAGGAGACCAGTTGCATGGAGGTACTTTAGCCCACTTTTTTAAACTCACCACATCCATAAGCTCCTATCAAGGCAACAAATATGGAACCAAAATAAATCAGATTATTTTTTGCAGCTATTGTAACAATGAGTTTAATTATATAATGCCAGAAATAGCCATGAAGGCTACTATATTAGGAGTTGGATTGTATTTTGCTCCCTCTACAAAAAAAGAGAGCCAATTAGCAAATTGATTATTCTGTTAAAAAGTTctatccatttttactgttaaaaattggccCCTGAATGTCAAAATGAGGTGATACACATGGCATGCCACGTGTAATTGTCTAGTTATTCTATCGGCTACGTCAGTTTTTAACGGTAaaattggataaaatttttaacaaaaaggactagtttgctctttgatgtAACGTACAAGAACTAATTTGCcaatttttttagtaaagggggcaaaatgcaatatGAGTCATAGATAGGGGCCTCCATGGTAATTTTTACCCCAGAAACAGTGTTGTGTTCTTAAACAGAAAACCTGAAAGAAGGATGTTGCAATGATCACATCTGAGTTATCTTTGAATCTCATGGGAAACACTGCTACTATCTTTTGAGGCTGCCAAAAAGGTTGTCATTCGTTAACAAAAATGCCGGACACACCCGTTTTCGCGACATTCACACCCGAGCTCCGAGTAACATAGACAGACAACATGCTAGAAATTGAAGGATATGATATTGTATAATATAAATGTCAGACACATGATGCATTATACAGAGTTTTTCAATGGAATCTAAGCCTTTGTTGATCCTAAATCATtgcaaattgagaaaaaaaattacctGTCTGATGACATAGAAAGGCTCTTTGGGATGATAAATAAGTTTGATTGGTTTATACATCCCTTGAGATGAATCCCAAGAATTCACATTTTGCAACATTTCTTTCAGCTGTGAACTTAGTATTACAGCTTGGACCGAGGAAACTTCAGTGATTATCTTCAGAGATTCTGTACAAatgaaatacatacatacatacatacatacatacatacatacatacatacatacatacatacatacatacatacatacatgtaagTATTTAGTTATAATAAGCACTGAAATTTGATGGAATTATTATTGCAGTGAATTAGATAGCCATGTTTATCTCTTATATGCCTTCAATTGAAAACATTCAAGCAAAGACTtgttaaatggtctaattacactTTTAGCATCTCCTAAAccttaataattcaatttaatccattttagcTCCTTTATGTATATAGTTATAATAAGCCCTGAAATTTCTTGGAAAGTATTACTATTGCAGTGAATGGATAGCCATGTTTAGCTATTACATGCCTTCAATTCAATACATTCAAT from the Gossypium hirsutum isolate 1008001.06 chromosome D09, Gossypium_hirsutum_v2.1, whole genome shotgun sequence genome contains:
- the LOC107929011 gene encoding actin-related protein 2/3 complex subunit 2B; translation: MASFERASPALKEILLRIYNAEKPIEVDYHLYEFGSVEYHIKSSVSEPQVTYLSISTPFLSQGVFLSYGLSPFTLKMVRQISTDVLHIVEPANDGYQLTLRLDFSKLPHNKESLKIITEVSSVQAVILSSQLKEMLQNVNSWDSSQGMYKPIKLIYHPKEPFYVIRQPQKIVAVFPMRFKDNSDVIIATSFFQELMDVVSLKKWAKVPPCNWSPIPPLELRGESFEDLSTNGGFVSFDISSHHVEGKRLDKTVWSLLNFYAYVKHHVKCTRGFIQRRMRRRLDNLVKVLEKSRVEDGQIKKVQGWRKMRKMVGSKSKMIKRRWGDLGKKIKRIRFRIKIHGFARFRRRWLTVPSFSSSTAYTKLQTNGNNN